In a genomic window of Helianthus annuus cultivar XRQ/B chromosome 10, HanXRQr2.0-SUNRISE, whole genome shotgun sequence:
- the LOC110884960 gene encoding serine decarboxylase 1 encodes MKNEQTPHGLSEHFSQIKSVGTITNNLNTKRTITSPFLILKNQHDQSFFVYKYQKNHRSNYSSFSFPRTTFTKKHQPTSPKRRLHKKIMAGSIDVMLRELNLESVESLPDDFDPTAVIKDHVPPVINGDKLGNGKEQVREIVLGRNVHTSCLEVTEPDDDDEVTGEREAQMASVLARYRKSLLERTKHHLGYPYNLDFDYGALSQLQHFSINNLGDPFIESNYGVHSRQFEVGVLDWFARLWELEKNEYWGYITNCGTEGNLHGILVGREVFPEGILYASSESHYSVFKAARMYRMDCEKVNTLISGEIDCEDFRAKLSLHKDKPAIINVNIGTTVKGAVDDLDLVIKTLEESGFTGRFYIHCDGALFGLMMPFVKLAPKVSFKKPIGSVSVSGHKFVGCPMPCGVQITRLEHINALSRNVEYLASRDATIMGSRNGHAPLFLWYTLNRKGYRGFQKEVQKCLRNAHYLRGRLTSAGIGAMLNELSSTVVFERPQDEEFTRKWQLACQGNIAHVVVMPNITIDKLDDFVNELIEKRAVWYKDGKRKPPCVASDIGQANCLCELHK; translated from the exons ATGAAAAATGAACAAACCCCCCATGGACTATCCGAACACTTTTCTCAAATAAAAAGTGTAGGGACTATAACCAATAACCTGAATACCAAAAGGACCATTACAAGCCCATTCTTGATACTTAAGAATCAACATGATCAATCATTTTTTGTCTACAAATACCAAAAAAATCACAGATCTAATTACTCCTCTTTCTCCTTTCCAAGAACCACATTCACCAAGAAGCACCAACCCACTTCTCCCAAACGCCGCCTCCACAAAAAG ATAATGGCTGGAAGTATTGATGTGATGTTGCGTGAGCTGAATTTGGAATCTGTTGAATCTTTGCCGGATGATTTTGATCCAACGGCTGTGATTAAGGATCATGTGCCACCTGTGATTAATGGTGACAAGTTGGGAAATGGGAAGGAGCAGGTGAGGGAGATTGTGTTGGGTAGGAATGTTCATACTAGCTGTCTTGAGGTGACTGagcctgatgatgatgatgaggtgACTGGTGAAAGAGAGGCTCAAATGGCTAGTGTGTTGGCTAGATATAGGAAGTCTTTGCTTGAGAGGACCAAACATCATTTGG GTTACCCTTATAATCTGGACTTCGACTATGGTGCGTTATCTCAGTTGCAACATTTCTCCATTAACAACCTCGGAGACCCGTTCATCGAAAGCAATTACGGGGTCCACTCCCGGCAGTTTGAGGTTGGTGTTTTGGATTGGTTTGCTCGTTTATGGGAGTTGGAAAAGAACGAGTATTGGGGTTACATTACAAACTGCGGAACTGAAGGCAATCTTCACGGCATTTTAGTCGG GAGAGAAGTTTTTCCTGAAGGGATTCTATACGCTTCAAGTGAATCACATTATTCTGTTTTCAAAGCCGCAAGAATGTACCGAATGGACTGTGAAAAAGTCAACACGCTTATATCCGGGGAGATCGATTGTGAAGATTTTCGAGCTAAACTGTCTCTTCACAAGGATAAACCGGCAATTATTAACGTTAATATAG GGACAACTGTGAAAGGAGCTGTTGATGATCTTGATCTGGTCATAAAGACTCTTGAAGAATCGGGATTCACAGGTCGATTCTATATTCATTGTGACGGGGCATTGTTTGGTCTGATGATGCCTTTTGTTAAACTT GCACCAAAAGTTTCTTTCAAAAAACCAATCGGAAGCGTGAGTGTTTCGGGTCATAAATTCGTCGGGTGTCCAATGCCATGTGGTGTTCAAATAACACGCTTAGAACACATCAACGCGCTTTCAAGAAACGTCGAGTATCTTGCTTCTAGAGATGCAACAATCATGGGAAGCCGCAACGGTCACGCCCCATTATTCCTATGGTACACCTTAAACCGTAAAGGATACCGCGGTTTCCAAAAAGAAGTCCAAAAATGTTTGCGAAACGCGCACTATTTGAGGGGCCGTTTGACGAGTGCCGGGATCGGTGCAATGCTGAACGAGCTTAGTAGTACCGTCGTTTTCGAACGCCCGCAAGATGAAGAATTCACAAGAAAATGGCAACTTGCTTGTCAAGGAAACATTGCACATGTTGTAGTGATGCCAAATATTACAATAGACAAGTTGGATGATTTTGTGAACGAACTTATCGAGAAACGCGCGGTTTGGTACAAAGACGGGAAGCGTAAACCGCCTTGTGTTGCGTCGGATATCGGCCAAGCTAATTGTCTATGCGAGTTGCACAAGTGA
- the LOC110881582 gene encoding uncharacterized protein LOC110881582, translating into MNTEWNEEEDDPTYKGETSVFSRLHPEHEAYKPAKRAGYNPKAEHDYTLSYRLDDMAEDSKFIREIATTAIDKTKLPHNVGKYNGLTDPDDHLQVFKGAGATGGWNLPTWCHLFAQTFVGAARVWFDSLPAGKIKLWVDFREKFLAHFSQQRRHARDPADCLNIWRRDHESVEDFITRYNKECLEIGDVGEKMMRAHFMRAVKCDDLMKRVKGRDGGPKDWETFIEAAKTIAQTDKQLTGDDHRQRAHNSNDRHGRKSRGQSWRPSSHRERSPPREDARHTINQIAHRKEVKRENREKQWTPLTKTPSEVLATENHQFKPPLQMRNKRGQDPNLYCEFHKDTGHLTDDCFSLKQEIERALRDGKLTHLVKGGKRDYRQIQRRDEGPDNKKLRKLETHMVQGGPRRPKKNYNKRTQDDSWREKQVIFPVVRGGPREKRPIVIPGVIGHYQTDYIFIDPGSTTDIIYEQCFNQF; encoded by the coding sequence ATGAACACAGAATGGAATGAAGAAGAAGACGACCCAACATACAAAGGGGAAACCTCAGTGTTTAGCAGACTTCATCCAGAGCATGAAGCATACAAGCCCGCAAAGCGCGCAGGATACAACCCAAAGGCAGAGCATGACTATACCTTAAGCTATCGTCTAGACGACATGGCTGAAGATTCGAAATTCATCAGGGAGATTGCCACAACTGCCATAGACAAAACCAAGTTGCCGCATAACGTTGGCAAATACAATGGATTGACAGATCCAGACGATCACCTCCAGGTCTTCAAAGGCGCAGGAGCAACAGGTGGGTGGAACCTACCAACTTGGTGCCACCTGTTCGCACAAACGTTTGTGGGCGCAGCGCGCGTCTGGTTCGACAGCTTACCAGCAGGAAAAATTAAATTATGGGTTGACTTCAGAGAGAAGTTCTTGGCACACTTCTCTCAACAGCGGAGGCACGCCAGAGACCCAGCAGATTGTCTAAACATATGGCGCCGAGACCACGAAAGCGTGGAAGATTTTATCACAAGATATAACAAAGAATGCTTGGAGATTGGGGATGTGGGAGAAAAAATGATGCGCGCGCACTTCATGAGGGCAGTCAAGTGTGACGACCTGATGAAGCGCGTGAAAGGTAgagacggaggacccaaagattgggaaaccttcattgaGGCCGCCAAGACAATAGCACAGACAGACAAACAGTTGACCGGTGATGACCACCGTCAACGCGCACATAACTCCAATGACCGACATGGCAGAAAGAGCAGAGGCCAGTCATGGAGGCCTTCCAGTCATAGAGAAAGAAGCCCACCAAGAGAAGATGCGCGGCACACAATCAACCAGATAGCACACAGAAAAGAAGTAAAGAGAGAAAACAGAGAGAAACAGTGGACGCCATTAACCAAGACCCCGTCGGAAGTCTTGGCCACTGAAAACCACCAATTCAAACCACCCCTAcagatgcgcaacaaaaggggtcaAGATCCCAATCTCTACTGTGAATTCCATAAGGATACGGGTCACCTCACCGACGACTGTTTCAGCCTGAAGCAAGAAATTGAAAGAGCCCTAAGGGATGGAAAGCTCACTCACCTGGTCAAAGGCGGAAAGCGCGACTACCGCCAAATCCAGAGAAGAGACGAAGGGCCGGATAATAAAAAACTCAGGAAGTTGGAGACCCACATGGTGCAGGGAGGCCCACGAAGACCAAAGAAAAATTACAACAAGCGTACACAAGATGATTCGTGGCGCGAGAAGCAAGTCATCTTCCCAGTTGTTAGAGGAGGCCCAAGGGAAAAACGACCAATAGTCATCCCAGGAGTGATTGGTCATTACCAGACAGACTACATCTTCATCGATCCGGGGAGCACCACGGACATCatatacgaacaatgcttcaatcaattttGA